A region of Streptomyces deccanensis DNA encodes the following proteins:
- a CDS encoding DUF4231 domain-containing protein, with product MTEADSLLAIEQEIIEADAAVSEKLFSRRISRLLLFVMTPAIGGAIAAGNVFGDFSKPGHGRAFMNFALGALFLVSLIGSLSIWSDSRSELRSAQVNLRKALAKKSNLQYSSHLDGQSISNAFRNYLDSVPGLRDDYRRGAQKYRNRHNRFQITVIVGSILTSVATTAAAEQGIWSWIAVGLSAIVSIAAGIISYFKFRERSMNLQQTADSIELELQAFSLRINHYSPGRVSTEEAPSAFAETIERIKDEQRKKELQLEQPPEVQQGNTASRGAPAQ from the coding sequence ATGACTGAGGCAGATTCCCTACTGGCCATCGAACAAGAGATCATCGAAGCAGATGCGGCCGTAAGTGAGAAGCTTTTTTCCCGAAGAATATCCAGACTTCTACTCTTTGTCATGACTCCGGCGATCGGCGGGGCCATTGCCGCAGGTAACGTTTTCGGCGACTTCTCCAAACCCGGACACGGGCGCGCTTTCATGAATTTTGCTCTTGGGGCGCTATTTCTGGTTTCACTGATCGGCTCGCTATCTATTTGGTCGGACTCCCGCAGCGAACTCCGAAGCGCCCAGGTCAACCTTCGAAAAGCCCTAGCTAAGAAGTCTAATCTGCAGTACTCGTCACACCTAGACGGTCAATCGATCTCGAACGCGTTCCGCAACTATCTTGATTCCGTACCGGGGCTTCGCGATGACTATAGGCGCGGCGCACAAAAATATCGCAACCGGCACAATCGATTCCAGATTACGGTAATCGTTGGTTCAATTCTTACGTCTGTTGCAACGACCGCGGCTGCCGAGCAAGGAATATGGAGCTGGATCGCCGTCGGCTTGAGCGCCATCGTAAGCATTGCAGCTGGGATCATCTCCTACTTCAAATTCCGCGAAAGAAGTATGAATCTTCAGCAAACCGCGGACTCTATTGAACTAGAACTCCAAGCCTTCAGCTTGCGGATTAATCATTACAGCCCCGGCCGCGTGAGCACCGAAGAAGCACCAAGCGCGTTCGCGGAAACGATTGAGCGAATCAAGGATGAGCAGCGGAAGAAGGAACTGCAACTGGAGCAACCCCCTGAAGTGCAGCAAGGCAACACGGCAAGTCGCGGTGCGCCAGCACAGTAG